Proteins found in one Enterococcus sp. 9D6_DIV0238 genomic segment:
- a CDS encoding MFS transporter, translated as MESVNNFQENPIVQKNRWWILVSVAMFTFMSTLDASIVNIALPTISKDMGVPMNQSEWIVSIYLIIVCACLLLFGKIGDSFGKIKVYRIGTIVFTIGSLLCGFNHSLGFLLFARMVQGIGSSMTMATNSGIITEVFPLKERGRALGSIGAFVSLGSIAGPGIGGLILSQFSWPYIFWINVPVGIITILICEKFLPKDITKSGKKVDMPGFGLFAAFIMTFFGAIFIGQELGFTAILPIVLFILALVAFIAFLRIEKRIEQPLISFTIFQNKVFTMSLITAVLIFSSNFFVNVVIPFYLQNARGLPASKAGLLMMVFPLLMVVGSPISGYLTDKIGTKLLTFAGLILLSITSLMYMFLNQGTPLWYYILATGIMGLGNALFQSPNNTTVMSSVAKEDLGVAGSMNSFARNLGMVLGIALATTILYHSMSVAYGSRVTTYINERPDIFIFGMRITFLGSFILCLSALGLTFYRSLKLKKGN; from the coding sequence ATGGAATCAGTGAATAATTTTCAAGAAAATCCGATCGTTCAAAAAAATCGGTGGTGGATTTTGGTTTCGGTTGCCATGTTTACTTTCATGTCGACCTTAGATGCCAGTATTGTGAATATTGCTTTGCCTACAATATCCAAGGACATGGGCGTACCGATGAACCAGTCCGAATGGATCGTTTCGATTTATTTGATCATCGTCTGTGCTTGCTTACTGCTATTTGGCAAGATCGGCGACAGTTTCGGTAAAATCAAAGTCTACCGCATTGGAACGATCGTCTTTACGATCGGTTCTTTGCTGTGTGGATTTAATCATTCATTAGGCTTTCTATTATTTGCTCGAATGGTTCAGGGGATCGGATCAAGTATGACGATGGCGACAAATTCAGGGATCATCACAGAAGTGTTCCCTTTAAAAGAGCGCGGCCGAGCGCTGGGTTCGATCGGTGCATTCGTTTCATTAGGTTCAATTGCAGGGCCGGGAATCGGCGGTCTGATTTTATCACAGTTTTCTTGGCCGTATATTTTTTGGATCAATGTCCCAGTAGGAATCATCACTATTTTGATTTGTGAAAAATTCTTACCAAAAGATATTACAAAAAGCGGAAAGAAAGTCGATATGCCAGGTTTTGGTTTGTTCGCTGCATTTATCATGACTTTTTTTGGCGCAATCTTTATTGGGCAAGAACTTGGGTTCACCGCTATCCTGCCGATCGTCTTATTTATATTAGCATTAGTTGCTTTCATAGCTTTTTTGCGTATTGAAAAAAGAATCGAACAGCCGCTTATTTCATTTACGATTTTTCAAAATAAAGTGTTTACTATGAGTTTGATCACAGCTGTTTTGATTTTTTCTTCAAACTTCTTTGTGAATGTCGTCATTCCTTTTTATCTACAGAATGCACGAGGATTACCCGCCAGTAAAGCAGGTCTTTTGATGATGGTCTTTCCTTTATTGATGGTCGTTGGCTCTCCGATCAGCGGTTATTTGACCGATAAAATCGGAACGAAATTATTGACCTTCGCCGGATTGATCTTATTGTCCATTACTTCTTTGATGTACATGTTCCTAAATCAAGGGACACCGCTCTGGTACTATATTTTAGCAACAGGAATCATGGGTCTAGGGAATGCTTTATTTCAATCACCGAATAATACTACTGTGATGAGCAGCGTTGCTAAAGAAGATCTTGGGGTAGCTGGAAGTATGAATTCATTTGCTCGAAATCTAGGAATGGTGTTGGGGATCGCTTTAGCAACAACTATTTTGTATCATTCGATGAGCGTTGCCTACGGCTCTCGTGTCACAACTTATATCAATGAACGACCTGATATTTTTATTTTTGGTATGCGGATAACCTTTTTAGGTTCATTTATCCTCTGTTTATCAGCACTTGGATTAACATTCTATCGATCATTAAAACTAAAAAAAGGAAACTGA
- the acnA gene encoding aconitate hydratase AcnA, with protein sequence MSKQRSAETFFYYDNQKYHYYELASLETEQNLFVSKLPFSIRVLLESLLRQKNGTGITQQHIDQLANWSAKEKNVGEVPFKPARVILQDFTGVPAVVDLASLRKTIADFGGDPTTINPEVPVDLVIDHSVQVDVAGVKQALQLNMSMEFQRNQERYRFLSWAQKVFDNYRVVPPATGIVHQVNVEYLASVVIQKKMEDRSTLLYPDTLVGTDSHTTMVNALGVLGWGVGGIEAEASMLGEPSYFPIPEVIGVRFVNELSQGATATDLALKVTQVLREQKVVGKFVEFFGPGLVNLSLADRATVANMAPEYGATCGFFPVDDETIRYLRLTGREEHAVKVAEHYLKENQLFYEPSTDQEPSYTKVIEIDLSKIVANLAGPKRPQDLIPLTEMKNSFEEALNAPSGLQGFGLSKEQQEQSIPLDLEGEHHELKPGALAIAAITSCTNTSNPFVMLSAGLVAKKAAELGLTVPNYVKTSLAPGSKVVTAYLEKAGLLPYLETLGFHLVGYGCTTCIGNSGALKPEVEEVIKENDLLTAGVLSGNRNFEGRIHPLVKANYLASPPLVVLYALAGTVAIDVFNEPIGIDKNGIPIYFNDLWPSREEVQHLIDQCVTPELYKQEYAGVFNDNEEWNKIQTTAEPLYAWDQASTYIANPPYFEGMSQERTVREPLKNLAVLAKFGDSVTTDHISPAGSIQKNSPAGQYLTEQGVDIRAFNSYGARRGHHEVMMRGTLANIRIRNQLVPEIEGGYTIFQPTRETMPIYDAAMKYQQEGTKLVILAGDDYGMGSSRDWAAKGVQLLGVEAVIAKSYERIHRSNLVMMGVLPLQFLKGQDAESLGLTGTEQFDIEIDETKGILDTVKVTAKKDSGETIEFETLLRFDSAVDITYYQHGGILPMVIRKKLEQMA encoded by the coding sequence ATTTCTAAACAACGATCGGCAGAAACATTTTTTTACTATGACAACCAAAAATATCATTACTATGAGTTAGCGTCACTTGAAACAGAACAAAATCTTTTTGTTTCAAAGTTACCTTTTAGTATTCGGGTATTATTAGAATCTTTACTGCGGCAGAAAAATGGGACAGGCATCACTCAGCAACATATCGATCAATTGGCAAATTGGTCTGCAAAAGAAAAAAATGTAGGAGAGGTTCCTTTTAAACCTGCACGTGTGATTCTTCAAGATTTCACTGGCGTTCCAGCAGTTGTCGATCTTGCTTCATTAAGAAAAACAATTGCAGATTTTGGCGGTGATCCGACTACGATCAATCCAGAAGTACCTGTTGATCTAGTGATCGATCATTCTGTCCAGGTAGATGTGGCAGGTGTAAAACAAGCTTTGCAGCTTAATATGAGCATGGAATTTCAACGCAATCAGGAGCGTTATCGCTTTTTGAGCTGGGCGCAAAAAGTTTTTGATAACTACCGTGTCGTACCACCAGCAACAGGTATCGTTCATCAAGTCAATGTGGAGTATCTTGCTTCTGTCGTGATTCAAAAGAAAATGGAGGATCGATCCACTCTTTTATATCCTGATACACTTGTTGGGACAGATTCACATACGACGATGGTCAATGCTTTAGGTGTTTTAGGCTGGGGAGTTGGCGGTATCGAAGCCGAAGCGAGTATGTTAGGCGAACCTTCTTATTTTCCGATTCCAGAGGTTATCGGCGTACGGTTTGTCAATGAGCTTTCTCAAGGAGCGACTGCGACAGATTTAGCTTTAAAAGTAACACAGGTGTTACGTGAACAAAAAGTCGTTGGTAAATTTGTAGAATTCTTTGGTCCCGGATTGGTAAATTTGAGTTTAGCAGACCGAGCAACTGTTGCGAATATGGCACCTGAATATGGTGCTACTTGTGGCTTTTTTCCTGTAGATGACGAGACGATTCGTTATTTACGTTTGACAGGAAGAGAAGAGCATGCTGTAAAAGTCGCAGAACATTATTTAAAAGAGAATCAGCTATTTTACGAGCCATCAACTGATCAAGAGCCCAGTTACACTAAAGTGATCGAAATCGACTTAAGTAAGATAGTAGCAAATTTAGCTGGTCCAAAACGACCACAAGATCTGATTCCTTTAACAGAAATGAAAAACAGTTTTGAAGAAGCGCTCAATGCACCAAGTGGACTTCAAGGATTTGGTCTGTCCAAGGAGCAGCAAGAACAATCTATTCCTTTAGATCTAGAAGGAGAACACCATGAATTAAAACCAGGTGCGCTGGCGATTGCAGCGATTACTTCCTGTACGAATACATCTAACCCTTTTGTGATGTTAAGCGCTGGTTTGGTTGCTAAAAAGGCTGCTGAACTGGGATTGACAGTGCCTAATTATGTAAAAACATCATTGGCGCCAGGGTCCAAAGTCGTGACTGCTTACCTTGAAAAAGCTGGGCTGCTCCCTTATTTAGAGACATTAGGATTTCATCTTGTCGGCTATGGCTGTACTACCTGTATAGGGAATTCAGGAGCATTAAAACCAGAAGTGGAAGAAGTAATCAAAGAAAATGACTTATTGACTGCTGGAGTATTAAGCGGGAATCGTAACTTTGAAGGACGGATCCATCCTTTAGTCAAGGCAAACTATCTTGCATCACCACCGCTTGTTGTACTATATGCATTAGCAGGAACTGTAGCTATTGATGTGTTTAATGAACCAATAGGGATCGATAAAAATGGCATACCAATCTATTTCAATGATTTATGGCCTTCTAGAGAAGAAGTTCAGCATTTGATCGATCAGTGTGTCACTCCTGAATTATATAAACAAGAATATGCAGGAGTATTCAATGACAATGAAGAATGGAATAAAATTCAAACGACTGCAGAGCCCTTGTATGCTTGGGATCAAGCGTCAACATATATAGCGAATCCTCCTTATTTTGAAGGAATGTCTCAGGAAAGAACCGTACGAGAACCATTAAAGAATCTAGCAGTTTTAGCTAAATTTGGAGACTCGGTGACAACTGATCACATTTCACCAGCTGGAAGTATACAAAAAAATAGCCCGGCAGGACAGTATTTGACTGAACAAGGTGTTGACATCCGCGCATTTAATTCTTATGGCGCAAGAAGAGGTCATCACGAAGTAATGATGCGGGGAACGTTAGCCAATATTCGAATTCGTAATCAGCTAGTACCAGAGATAGAAGGCGGATACACCATATTCCAGCCCACAAGAGAGACAATGCCGATTTATGATGCAGCGATGAAATATCAGCAGGAAGGAACCAAGCTCGTGATCTTAGCTGGAGATGACTACGGAATGGGCTCTTCTAGAGACTGGGCAGCAAAAGGTGTGCAGTTATTGGGTGTAGAGGCTGTGATTGCCAAAAGCTATGAGCGAATCCATCGTTCGAATTTAGTGATGATGGGTGTGTTGCCGCTACAATTTTTAAAAGGTCAAGATGCGGAGAGTTTAGGTTTAACAGGAACTGAACAATTCGATATCGAGATCGATGAAACCAAAGGGATTTTAGATACAGTAAAGGTCACAGCGAAAAAAGATTCGGGTGAAACGATTGAATTTGAGACGCTATTACGTTTCGATTCTGCGGTTGATATCACGTATTATCAGCATGGTGGTATATTACCGATGGTCATTCGTAAAAAGTTGGAACAAATGGCTTGA
- the icd gene encoding NADP-dependent isocitrate dehydrogenase translates to MTKGEKLVFSNGQLVVSDYPIIPFIEGDGIGPEIWQAAKTVFDAAVEKAYQGKRKVVWQEVLAGEKAFDQTGDWLPEETLETIKTHLVAIKGPLTTPIGGGFRSLNVTLRQELDLYICYRPVRYFTGVPSPLKHPELTDMMIFRENTEDIYAGIEFPAESSDAEKLISYLRTEFGVEKIRFPKTSAIGIKPVSKEGTERLVRDAIEHALKHQRKSVTLVHKGNIMKFTEGGFKKWGYTLAEEEFGNQVFTWQTYEKVKKELGKTEADHQLLEAEKAGKLIIKDRIADIFLQDILLHPDKYDVIATLNLNGDYISDALAAQVGGIGIAPGANLNLQTGHGIFEATHGTAPEFAGLNQLNPSSLLLSGALMFEYLGWDEVSRLITESIEQALVNKTVTKDFADQMDQAMLLSCSAFGEELVRFIQTT, encoded by the coding sequence ATGACCAAAGGAGAAAAACTTGTTTTCAGTAACGGCCAACTTGTCGTTTCAGATTATCCAATCATCCCATTTATAGAAGGGGACGGCATTGGACCTGAAATCTGGCAGGCGGCTAAAACTGTCTTTGACGCCGCAGTAGAAAAGGCATATCAAGGGAAAAGGAAAGTTGTTTGGCAAGAGGTATTGGCTGGAGAAAAAGCGTTTGATCAGACGGGAGATTGGCTGCCGGAAGAAACGTTAGAGACGATCAAAACACATTTAGTTGCGATCAAAGGTCCACTTACAACACCGATCGGCGGTGGTTTTCGTTCTTTGAATGTTACACTAAGACAAGAATTGGATCTGTATATATGCTACAGGCCTGTACGTTACTTTACTGGTGTGCCTTCTCCGCTAAAGCATCCGGAACTTACAGATATGATGATTTTTAGAGAAAATACGGAGGATATTTATGCAGGAATTGAATTTCCTGCTGAAAGTTCAGATGCGGAAAAATTGATTAGCTATTTAAGAACAGAATTTGGAGTCGAAAAGATTCGTTTCCCTAAAACATCAGCGATTGGAATCAAACCTGTGTCTAAAGAAGGAACAGAACGATTGGTTCGGGACGCCATTGAGCACGCGTTGAAACATCAACGCAAATCAGTAACACTTGTGCATAAAGGCAACATCATGAAATTTACTGAGGGTGGATTTAAAAAATGGGGCTATACGTTAGCTGAAGAGGAGTTCGGCAATCAAGTTTTTACTTGGCAGACATATGAGAAAGTCAAAAAAGAACTCGGAAAGACAGAAGCTGACCATCAATTGTTGGAAGCTGAAAAGGCAGGGAAATTGATTATTAAAGATCGGATCGCAGATATTTTCTTACAAGATATTTTATTGCATCCAGATAAATATGACGTGATCGCTACCTTGAATTTAAACGGAGATTATATCTCGGATGCTTTGGCTGCTCAGGTTGGCGGAATCGGAATCGCACCTGGTGCAAACTTAAACTTGCAGACAGGTCATGGCATTTTCGAAGCAACCCATGGGACAGCACCTGAATTTGCTGGTTTGAATCAGTTAAATCCTTCTTCGTTACTATTATCAGGTGCGTTGATGTTTGAATATCTTGGCTGGGATGAGGTCAGTCGATTGATCACTGAAAGCATTGAACAGGCACTGGTGAACAAAACTGTAACAAAAGATTTCGCTGATCAAATGGATCAAGCAATGCTGTTGAGCTGCTCCGCATTTGGCGAAGAATTGGTTCGGTTCATTCAGACAACATAA
- a CDS encoding cold-shock protein: METGTVKWFNSDKGFGFITAENGNDVFVHFSAIQGDGFKTLEEGQAVTFDVEEGQRGPQATNVNKA, from the coding sequence ATGGAAACAGGTACAGTAAAATGGTTTAACTCAGACAAAGGTTTTGGATTTATCACTGCAGAAAACGGTAACGATGTATTCGTACATTTCTCAGCTATCCAAGGCGACGGATTCAAAACTTTAGAAGAAGGTCAAGCAGTGACTTTCGATGTTGAAGAAGGCCAACGTGGACCTCAAGCTACTAACGTTAACAAAGCATAA
- a CDS encoding ArpU family phage packaging/lysis transcriptional regulator, whose protein sequence is MILFPEIDRKKTKKKVHELLSTYRSLLRIAGDKHVPKITAAYVFEVHPSTNKTGQRTEPIIDRKKLAANELTKIINAMNQLDRYDRQLLYDKYMDRHFTTNIALYMNYHMSESKFYRELDKAMIRFAESYESGELLIEK, encoded by the coding sequence ATGATATTGTTTCCCGAAATCGATCGAAAGAAAACAAAAAAAAAGGTTCATGAGCTATTGAGCACCTATCGCTCTTTATTGAGAATTGCTGGAGATAAGCATGTTCCTAAAATCACCGCAGCATACGTTTTTGAAGTGCATCCAAGCACGAACAAAACAGGACAACGAACGGAACCGATCATTGATCGTAAGAAACTGGCAGCAAATGAGTTGACAAAAATCATCAATGCGATGAATCAATTAGATCGATATGATCGGCAATTACTTTATGACAAATATATGGACCGCCATTTTACCACTAATATTGCATTATATATGAATTACCATATGAGCGAAAGTAAGTTTTATCGTGAACTGGATAAAGCAATGATTCGTTTTGCAGAGTCTTATGAAAGTGGCGAATTATTGATAGAAAAGTGA
- a CDS encoding phage holin family protein, whose product MFEYLDRFLVDADHKAIYVLALICVAMIIDFLSGSLAAKINPDIHFLSKVGINGILRKIASMVLLMFFVPLAPLIPGGTGVGLIYVLYIGYLLMELKSILENYKKMGIGTELFEEFLKNFKDDKDEK is encoded by the coding sequence ATGTTTGAGTATTTAGATCGTTTTCTAGTAGATGCTGATCACAAAGCAATTTACGTATTGGCTTTGATTTGTGTTGCAATGATCATTGATTTTTTAAGCGGTAGCTTAGCAGCAAAAATCAATCCAGATATTCATTTTTTAAGCAAAGTGGGGATCAATGGAATTTTAAGGAAAATTGCGAGTATGGTACTACTCATGTTTTTTGTTCCGTTGGCACCATTGATTCCAGGTGGAACAGGTGTTGGCTTGATCTATGTGTTATATATCGGCTATCTGTTGATGGAATTGAAGTCCATTTTGGAAAACTACAAAAAAATGGGGATTGGTACAGAACTATTTGAAGAGTTTCTTAAAAATTTCAAAGATGATAAAGATGAAAAATGA
- a CDS encoding acyltransferase family protein, which yields MKTKGVTQRESNFELLRIVAMLGIIMYHLVLHYIDYSRFALVNLDRGSNYYHLETIQIIYTFGQIGNTLFILITGYFLIKKSTVNVVKPGIKLLNRSYLLSIVLVCVAYLFGRFHMPVSTSTNMHMPLNGWWFIGYYIIIIVFAKFFLNEYLNKLDKRGYLNFIVIMLVLLSFSEIFNILANLKIQNFAIGISVYAIGGFIRLYNPLKNVKTLTLLLFIIIFMLIQVVQYKLDLNVNIRQFYQNGNSMYVNSPFNNVLRSPSILFLICSVSIFELFRRIKIGNIRVINTLSAATFTVYLFHESHFFRLLQFKGNPLPNRLRLLKTVSTKVIAEDPTKEVIVPLDNPETWQSLKDFLNISQVFQERGVKIGLMYMILLTVTIFIVGVFFEFLLQMINRGFRLIFSKDLNALKRSLR from the coding sequence ATGAAAACAAAGGGAGTTACACAGCGTGAATCCAATTTCGAACTTTTGAGAATAGTTGCGATGCTTGGAATCATCATGTATCACTTGGTTTTGCACTATATTGATTATAGTCGCTTTGCTTTAGTAAATTTGGATAGAGGTTCCAACTATTATCATTTAGAAACAATTCAGATTATTTACACATTTGGTCAAATTGGAAATACGTTGTTTATTTTGATCACGGGATATTTTTTAATTAAAAAATCCACTGTAAACGTTGTAAAACCAGGAATTAAGTTACTAAACCGCTCTTATTTGTTGAGTATTGTGTTAGTATGTGTCGCTTATCTATTTGGCAGATTTCATATGCCAGTTTCTACAAGTACAAATATGCACATGCCACTTAATGGCTGGTGGTTTATTGGGTACTATATCATTATTATTGTTTTTGCAAAATTTTTTCTTAATGAGTATTTGAATAAACTTGATAAACGAGGATATTTGAATTTTATTGTGATCATGCTTGTATTGTTGAGTTTTTCGGAAATATTTAACATACTTGCTAACTTAAAAATTCAAAATTTTGCTATTGGAATTTCTGTATACGCAATTGGCGGTTTTATTCGGTTATATAATCCTTTAAAAAATGTTAAGACATTGACGTTACTATTATTTATCATAATTTTTATGTTGATTCAGGTGGTTCAATATAAATTAGACTTGAATGTAAATATTCGTCAGTTTTACCAAAATGGTAATAGTATGTATGTTAATTCACCGTTCAACAATGTTCTAAGATCACCAAGCATTTTATTTTTAATTTGTAGCGTGTCGATCTTTGAATTATTTAGACGGATCAAAATAGGAAACATTCGCGTGATCAATACATTATCTGCAGCAACATTTACAGTCTATCTTTTCCATGAGTCTCATTTTTTTAGATTGCTCCAATTTAAAGGTAATCCTTTGCCTAATCGTTTAAGGTTGCTGAAAACTGTTTCAACTAAGGTCATTGCCGAAGATCCAACGAAAGAGGTCATTGTTCCTTTAGATAATCCGGAAACTTGGCAGTCATTGAAGGATTTTCTAAATATTAGTCAGGTTTTTCAAGAAAGAGGAGTTAAAATTGGGCTTATGTATATGATTCTATTGACCGTTACTATTTTTATTGTAGGAGTGTTTTTCGAGTTCTTGTTGCAAATGATCAATAGGGGATTCAGATTGATTTTCTCTAAAGATTTAAACGCGTTAAAAAGAAGTTTAAGATAA
- a CDS encoding helix-turn-helix domain-containing protein: protein MSLTYRIKELADQKKVTFAEIERNTGISNGQIRRWDTSSPKIENIQKVADYFDVSTDYLLGRTNTPAREENLPEEALSSQIMFRMNTEGLSEAEVDELKDEVDRFLRFRRSEIERERELKQDDKA from the coding sequence ATGAGTTTAACTTACAGAATCAAAGAGCTGGCTGATCAAAAGAAAGTTACTTTTGCTGAGATTGAACGAAATACAGGAATTTCTAATGGCCAAATCCGCCGTTGGGACACTTCTTCTCCTAAAATAGAAAACATTCAAAAAGTCGCTGATTATTTTGATGTTTCTACAGACTACCTGTTGGGGAGAACAAATACTCCGGCACGGGAAGAAAATCTTCCTGAAGAAGCTCTTTCTTCACAAATCATGTTTCGAATGAATACTGAAGGGCTCTCAGAAGCTGAAGTAGATGAATTGAAAGATGAAGTGGACCGTTTTCTTCGATTCAGAAGATCTGAAATCGAGCGTGAACGCGAACTAAAACAAGACGACAAGGCGTGA
- a CDS encoding citrate synthase, translating into MEIHRGLDGVVVSETKISSIVENQLLFAGFNIDDLVAENVQFEEVIYLLWYLKVPNAQELFKFKQDLAAAMPISDTIVTCLKIQTRQNLHPMSVLRSTISLLGVFDPNAEETDESSSYQQSVALQAKMPTIIAAYARLRKGLDPIAPRSDLSIAANFLYMLTGEEANAVQVSAMNQALVLHADHDLNASTFTARVCASTLSDVYSCITAAIGSLKGPLHGGANERVFDMLMEIDSGSLSVKEYLNQKLDRKEKVMGFGHRVYKTEDPRKKHLKKLAKELTALTQKEQWYFLSCQVECYLKETKGLIPNVDFYSATVYHCLDIESDLFTLIFAMSRVSGWLGHIYEQKQEDCLIRPRSHYVGPKHLTYRAFDEELRSGGIEA; encoded by the coding sequence ATGGAGATCCATAGAGGTTTAGATGGTGTCGTGGTTTCTGAAACAAAGATCAGTTCGATCGTCGAAAATCAGTTGTTGTTTGCTGGTTTTAATATTGATGATCTAGTTGCTGAAAATGTTCAGTTTGAAGAAGTGATTTATCTTTTATGGTATCTTAAGGTACCAAATGCTCAAGAACTGTTCAAGTTTAAACAGGATTTAGCTGCTGCCATGCCGATCTCAGACACAATAGTGACATGTTTGAAAATCCAGACACGGCAAAATCTTCATCCGATGAGTGTTCTTAGATCGACTATTTCACTTTTAGGGGTGTTTGATCCAAATGCAGAAGAAACAGATGAATCTTCATCTTATCAACAAAGTGTCGCTTTGCAGGCTAAAATGCCAACGATCATTGCGGCATATGCCCGGTTAAGAAAAGGCTTGGATCCAATCGCGCCTAGAAGTGATTTATCGATCGCGGCGAATTTTCTTTATATGCTCACTGGCGAAGAAGCGAATGCTGTACAGGTATCCGCAATGAATCAAGCATTGGTGTTGCATGCAGATCATGATTTGAATGCTAGCACTTTTACCGCGCGAGTCTGTGCATCGACATTATCCGACGTCTACTCCTGTATTACTGCTGCGATCGGTTCTTTAAAAGGACCGCTTCATGGTGGAGCAAATGAACGAGTATTTGATATGTTGATGGAAATTGATTCTGGTAGTTTGAGTGTTAAAGAGTATTTGAATCAAAAATTAGATCGTAAAGAAAAAGTGATGGGCTTTGGGCACCGTGTCTACAAAACAGAAGATCCAAGAAAAAAACATTTGAAAAAGCTCGCAAAAGAACTAACGGCATTGACGCAAAAAGAACAGTGGTACTTTTTATCTTGTCAGGTTGAGTGCTATTTAAAAGAAACAAAGGGGTTGATCCCTAATGTCGATTTTTACTCAGCAACAGTTTATCATTGTTTAGATATTGAAAGTGATCTGTTCACATTGATTTTTGCGATGAGCCGAGTATCTGGTTGGTTAGGTCATATTTACGAGCAAAAGCAAGAGGATTGTTTGATCCGTCCGCGCTCTCACTATGTAGGACCAAAGCATTTGACTTATCGGGCATTTGATGAAGAATTACGTTCAGGAGGAATCGAAGCATGA
- a CDS encoding ImmA/IrrE family metallo-endopeptidase: MTEQIDEYLSFSDQINDYISAVMVANNIGYEHYNCSYLWDYVKSKGVFMRGFPFDGVAKDRISGMIVQDALETTIGYNQNMSEKRKNFTISHEITHYLFHMGDGKTIFTDTERSLHYSYNEELHEFQANIGASAILIPDVVLFRFLKEGWNLVQLSQHFGISESALYVRLIQTMQANFGVSFVAAKMNADTIRYKFSGKGQRAAIELGTNLETRLFKTNRFIEAL, translated from the coding sequence ATGACAGAGCAAATTGATGAATACCTTAGTTTTTCAGATCAAATCAACGATTATATCTCAGCTGTAATGGTTGCTAATAATATTGGCTATGAACACTATAACTGTTCCTATCTTTGGGATTATGTTAAATCAAAAGGAGTCTTCATGCGAGGATTTCCTTTCGATGGTGTAGCAAAAGACCGCATTTCCGGCATGATCGTCCAAGATGCTTTAGAGACAACTATTGGGTATAATCAAAATATGAGTGAGAAGAGAAAGAATTTTACGATCAGTCATGAAATCACTCATTATTTATTTCATATGGGTGATGGTAAAACGATTTTCACAGATACTGAACGTAGCTTACACTATTCTTATAACGAAGAGCTTCATGAATTTCAAGCAAATATCGGTGCTTCAGCCATTCTTATTCCTGATGTGGTCTTATTTCGCTTTTTAAAAGAAGGCTGGAATTTAGTTCAGTTGTCACAGCATTTCGGCATTTCTGAGAGTGCTTTATATGTCCGCTTGATTCAAACCATGCAGGCAAATTTCGGGGTCTCTTTTGTAGCGGCAAAAATGAACGCTGATACGATCCGTTATAAATTTAGTGGAAAAGGGCAACGGGCAGCGATAGAACTTGGCACTAATCTGGAAACAAGACTGTTCAAAACAAATCGGTTTATTGAGGCTTTATAA